Proteins from a single region of Parambassis ranga chromosome 16, fParRan2.1, whole genome shotgun sequence:
- the erfl1 gene encoding ETS translocation variant 3-like protein yields the protein MDCNCVSDLLLPPVPALWTPGFAFPEWAYKPESSPGSRQIQLWHFILELLQKEEYQGVIAWQGDYGEFVIKDPDEVARLWGIRKCKPHMNYDKLSRALRYYYNKRILHKTKGKRFTYKFNFSKVVLVNYPILDMANSPFFLAQNHFNSGSTTPDCSPEAIQSLFPRLPDRGASLFDRGTTAPGPEGDKLRLDTFPFLSSGAPCYSKPPSLLGPYPRTPPFDYPWGFNPYLPGAFSLNNCPKLPPGSLYPSQFYPNPLQSSLSQLPHPFSSLLPPGEAGGGERGAAGQTAGTNGTVGGQPARPCLPPYPGSLSLGRTDIGNGATLGERERVEANPPGTGLSLGLGAVSLGAGTGTGQQSPTERRGGVKQDPESDSDLEITDLSDCSSDNENDHEFGIGKESSLANRSQIVLDGKKGSVLPPISSLPPPVSPHPLKSLMPISPPPPSLPPSLSPSMALHERHRETETLKMIHS from the exons ATGGACTGTAACTGCGTCAGTGATCTGCTGCTCCCCCCGGTGCCCGCCCTCTGGACGCCAG GGTTCGCCTTCCCAGAATGGGCATACAAGCCAGAGTCGAGCCCCGGCTCCAGACAGATCCAGCTGTGGCACTTCATCCTGGAGTTGCTGCAGAAGGAGGAGTATCAGGGGGTGATCGCCTGGCAGGGAGACTACGGGGAGTTCGTCATAAAGGACCCAGATGAGGTGGCCCGTCTGTGGGGGATAAGGAAATGCAAACCTCACATGAACTATGACAAACTGAGCAGGGCGCTGAG GTACTACTACAACAAGCGTATATTGCACAAAACCAAAGGGAAGCGCTTCACCTACAAGTTTAACTTCAGTAAGGTCGTATTGGTCAACTATCCAATCCTGGACATGGCAAACTCTCCCTTTTTCCTGGCCCAGAACCACTTCAACAGCGGCTCCACCACACCAGACTGCAGCCCAGAG GCTATACAGTCCCTGTTTCCTCGTTTGCCTGACAGAGGAGCATCTCTGTTTGATCGAGGGACTACGGCACCAGGACCCGAAGGAGACAAACTGAGACTGGACACGTTCCCTTTCCTGAGTTCAG GTGCCCCATGCTACTCCAAACCCCCGTCCCTGCTGGGCCCATACCCGCGCACCCCACCCTTTGACTACCCTTGGGGCTTCAACCCCTATCTCCCAGGGGCCTTCTCTCTCAATAACTGCCCCAAACTGCCCCCTGGCTCCCTCTACCCCTCCCAGTTTTACCCCAACCCTTTGCAGAGCAGCCTTTCACAGCTGCCTCACCCCTTCTCCTCCCTGCTTCCTCCAGGGGAGGCGGGTGGGGGTGAGAGGGGAGCAGCAGGGCAAACTGCTGGGACAAACGGCACAGTGGGTGGTCAGCCAGCCAGACCGTGCCTGCCCCCCTACCCGGGCAGCCTGTCGCTGGGTCGGACAGACATAGGCAACGGGGCAACattgggagagagggagagggttgAGGCCAATCCTCCGGGCACGGGGCTAAGTCTGGGGCTAGGAGCGGTAAGCCTAGGAGCTGGAACGGGGACAGGCCAGCAGAGccccacagagaggagaggaggggtgaaGCAGGACCCGGAGTCAGACTCAGACCTGGAGATAACAGATCTGAGCGACTGCAGCTCAGACAACGAGAACGACCATGAATTTGGCATTGGGAAGGAATCAAGCCTGGCAAACCGATCACAGATCGTGCTGGATGGAAAGAAAGGGAGCGTGCTGCCAcccatctcctctctccccccgcCTGTGTCACCACACCCTCTGAAGAGCCTGATGCCCATCAGTCCTCCTCCCCCATCCCTGCCTCCTTCACTTTCCCCATCCATGGCTCTGCATGAGAgacacagggagacagagactcTCAAAATGATCCACAGCTAA